The genomic segment CGGCCCAAGTTGCGAATTGCCATCGCGCCACCTGCCGCTGCACTTTGTACATATTCTGAAACTGTGGATCTTTGCAGCCAACGGAATGAATGATATTCGATCGAAGCGCCGCCGATTTTGACCTGCATAAGCATGACCAAAAGCATTGTGAAGCATAAGCACTTGATAACAAACTTAAGTTCTTCCATGAGTGGATTCTCCCTGGTGCGGTAAAACTTTGGAAATCGCCTCTAATATTTGTTCTTTGGTAAACGGCTTAGTGACATAGGCATCAAACCCCGCCTCGTAGGCTTTCTGCACGTAGGCCTCTTGATCGATCGTTGAACAGCCAATCATTTTTATTTCAGGATGAAGTTCTTTGATGGCTTTTGCCGTTTCAATGCCATTTCTTAAGGGCATAACCATGTCTAAAAAAATCACTTCCGGCAGGGTGGATTGAACAAGAGAGATGGCTTCATCACCATTTGAGGCCTCACCGACGAAGACACCGCCGGCAGAAGTCACAATGTTCTTCACCAACTCACGTAAAAAAGCGGCATCGTCGATAACAGCAAAACGTATCTTCATACCGCTTCAGTATAGATTTTAGTTCGAGCTTTGGTGAGTGGATTTTAGTGACCCCAACGATAGCCCAGGGAAAACATATACAGCGAGTTGGTCACACTGACATTAGAAGGCGTCGCACCCGTACCTGGGTCGGGCACCCCTGCGGCGCCATCAAAGACATTTCTTTCCGCACTAACACCCAAATTCCAGATCATCTGACCTTCTCGCGAGAACTTCCACTCGCCGCCAGCATCAAGACCAATACGAATACTTTCCTCTG from the Bdellovibrio sp. ArHS genome contains:
- a CDS encoding response regulator, with product MKIRFAVIDDAAFLRELVKNIVTSAGGVFVGEASNGDEAISLVQSTLPEVIFLDMVMPLRNGIETAKAIKELHPEIKMIGCSTIDQEAYVQKAYEAGFDAYVTKPFTKEQILEAISKVLPHQGESTHGRT